One window from the genome of Xiphophorus hellerii strain 12219 chromosome 16, Xiphophorus_hellerii-4.1, whole genome shotgun sequence encodes:
- the LOC116735223 gene encoding mitochondrial import inner membrane translocase subunit TIM16-like isoform X2, whose protein sequence is MAKYLAQIVVMGVQVVGRAFARALQQEYAASQAAARARGRPGQQSAAVSSITGMSVQEAQQILNVSTLSPEEIQKSYEHLFKANEKSVGGSFYLQSKVVRAKERLDEELNIQKQEQNQQSQQNPET, encoded by the exons ATG GCTAAATATCTCGCTCAGATCGTGGTGATGGGTGTTCAGGTGGTGGGACGAGCTTTTGCCCGGGCTTTACAACAGGAGTATGCAG CGAGTCAGGCAGCAGCCCGGGCCAGGGGCCGACCCGGGCAGCAGTCTGCCGCAGTGTCCAGCATCACTGGGATGAGTGTACAGGAGGCTCAACAAATCCTCAACGTCTCCACGCTCAGTCCTGAAGAGATTCAGAAG AGCTATGAGCACCTTTTCAAAGCCAATGAAAAGTCAGTGGGAGGTTCATTTTACCTGCAATCAAAA GTGGTGCGAGCTAAAGAGCGTTTGGATGAGGAGCTAAATATTcagaaacaagaacaaaaccAGCAGTCGCAGCAAAATCCAGAAACATAA
- the glis2b gene encoding zinc finger protein GLIS2b isoform X2: MLSLDEPLDLKLPRRANGKDRGTRSPLLSPLHPKRVRQLHMTDDGTAIIEPASPASPHSGVQVVPYDRTDTPTPPAVDLSMSPSSRHTPSSPEMSNGSYVPSGAFQFFVPIGPGAGLHLPSSMFIGQTSDKRASPDLSADEQLACHWKKCHLLFDSLQDLVDHVNDFHVKPEKDSGYCCHWEGCARKGRGFNARYKMLIHIRTHTNEKPHRCPTCNKSFSRLENLKIHNRSHTGEKPYICPYEGCNKRYSNSSDRFKHTRTHYVDKPYYCKMVGCLKRYTDPSSLRKHIKAHGHFVAQEQGPPSGVGSLLKGSQGGGPSGVGSKDSELPYVSGAHIIIPGAAAALLGGHTLQGVGGTLPLSPLSPRPLDLTTLGSPNSSPASLGGTSILSFNGSPLGLAKAPLLSSAFPSSALGLPMVPVLGPTSERRPHSHQAKRGRGDEAEDEMAGRVLNLSTGGSHDPLSWVVIPPGAVVLKPAVVN; encoded by the exons ATGCTGTCGCTGGACGAACCCCTGGACCTGAAACTACCTCGGAGGGCAAACGGGAAGGACAGGGGAACCCGCTCTCCTCTTCTCTCACCGCTGCATCCCAAGCGGGTTCGCCAGCTGCATATGACGGATGATGGGACAGCAATTATAGAGCCCGCTTCACCTGCATCTCCACACTCAG GTGTGCAGGTGGTCCCTTACGACCGGACTGACACCCCAACACCTCCTGCAGTGGACCTGAGCATGTCTCCCTCCTCCCGACACACCCCCAGCTCTCCAGAAATGAGCAACGGCAGTTACGTTCCCTCAGGC GCGTTTCAATTCTTTGTGCCAATTGGTCCTGGAGCAGGACTTCACCTGCCATCCTCTATGTTCATTGGCCAAACGAGTGACAAGCGGGCTTCTCCTGACCTTTCAGCGGATGAACAACTTGCATGTCACTGGAAAAAG TGCCACCTGCTCTTTGACTCTCTACAAGATCTTGTGGACCATGTCAACGACTTCCATGTGAAACCTGAGAAGGATTCTGGGTACTGCTGCCACTGGGAGGGCTGTGCTCGAAAAGGAAGAGGGTTTAATGCCAG GTACAAAATGCTCATTCACATACGCACTCACACCAATGAGAAACCACACCGTTGTCCCACCTGCAACAAGAGCTTCTCACGCCTGGAGAACCTCAAGATACACAACCGCTCGCATACAG GTGAAAAGCCCTACATTTGTCCTTACGAGGGTTGCAACAAGCGCTACTCCAACTCCAGTGACCGCTTCAAGCATACGCGCACACATTACGTAGACAAGCCCTACTACTGTAAGATGGTAGGCTGCTTGAAGCGCTACACAGATCCCAGCTCGCTGCGGAAGCACATCAAAGCGCACGGCCACTTTGTGGCTCAGGAGCAGGGCCCCCCAAGCGGGGTAGGCTCTCTGCTGAAAGGAAGTCAGGGCGGAGGACCTTCTGGCGTTGGCAGTAAGGATTCAGAATTGCCCTATGTCAGCGGAGCTCACATCATCATCCCTGGAGCAGCTGCCGCTCTGCTGGGAGGCCACACCTTGCAGGGCGTAGGCGGTACTCTTCCCTTGTCCCCTCTTAGCCCAAGGCCCCTGGACCTCACCACACTGGGGAGCCCCAATTCGTCTCCAGCCAGCCTAGGAGGCACATCCATCTTGTCCTTTAACGGCTCCCCTCTGGGCCTGGCTAAGGCCCCTTTACTTTCCTCTGCCTTCCCTTCCTCGGCCCTTGGCCTGCCAATGGTTCCAGTGCTGGGCCCCACTTCAGAGCGTCGGCCCCACAGTCACCAGGCAAAGAGAGGCAGAGGAGATGAAGCAGAGGATGAGATGGCTGGGAGGGTCCTAAACCTCTCCACAGGTGGGTCTCATGATCCCCTATCGTGGGTGGTCATTCCCCCAGGCGCTGTGGTGCTCAAGCCAGCTGTGGTTAACtga
- the glis2b gene encoding zinc finger protein GLIS2b isoform X1: MLSLDEPLDLKLPRRANGKDRGTRSPLLSPLHPKRVRQLHMTDDGTAIIEPASPASPHSGVQVVPYDRTDTPTPPAVDLSMSPSSRHTPSSPEMSNGSYVPSGNSHISQAFQFFVPIGPGAGLHLPSSMFIGQTSDKRASPDLSADEQLACHWKKCHLLFDSLQDLVDHVNDFHVKPEKDSGYCCHWEGCARKGRGFNARYKMLIHIRTHTNEKPHRCPTCNKSFSRLENLKIHNRSHTGEKPYICPYEGCNKRYSNSSDRFKHTRTHYVDKPYYCKMVGCLKRYTDPSSLRKHIKAHGHFVAQEQGPPSGVGSLLKGSQGGGPSGVGSKDSELPYVSGAHIIIPGAAAALLGGHTLQGVGGTLPLSPLSPRPLDLTTLGSPNSSPASLGGTSILSFNGSPLGLAKAPLLSSAFPSSALGLPMVPVLGPTSERRPHSHQAKRGRGDEAEDEMAGRVLNLSTGGSHDPLSWVVIPPGAVVLKPAVVN, encoded by the exons ATGCTGTCGCTGGACGAACCCCTGGACCTGAAACTACCTCGGAGGGCAAACGGGAAGGACAGGGGAACCCGCTCTCCTCTTCTCTCACCGCTGCATCCCAAGCGGGTTCGCCAGCTGCATATGACGGATGATGGGACAGCAATTATAGAGCCCGCTTCACCTGCATCTCCACACTCAG GTGTGCAGGTGGTCCCTTACGACCGGACTGACACCCCAACACCTCCTGCAGTGGACCTGAGCATGTCTCCCTCCTCCCGACACACCCCCAGCTCTCCAGAAATGAGCAACGGCAGTTACGTTCCCTCAGGC AATTCTCACATCTCGCAGGCGTTTCAATTCTTTGTGCCAATTGGTCCTGGAGCAGGACTTCACCTGCCATCCTCTATGTTCATTGGCCAAACGAGTGACAAGCGGGCTTCTCCTGACCTTTCAGCGGATGAACAACTTGCATGTCACTGGAAAAAG TGCCACCTGCTCTTTGACTCTCTACAAGATCTTGTGGACCATGTCAACGACTTCCATGTGAAACCTGAGAAGGATTCTGGGTACTGCTGCCACTGGGAGGGCTGTGCTCGAAAAGGAAGAGGGTTTAATGCCAG GTACAAAATGCTCATTCACATACGCACTCACACCAATGAGAAACCACACCGTTGTCCCACCTGCAACAAGAGCTTCTCACGCCTGGAGAACCTCAAGATACACAACCGCTCGCATACAG GTGAAAAGCCCTACATTTGTCCTTACGAGGGTTGCAACAAGCGCTACTCCAACTCCAGTGACCGCTTCAAGCATACGCGCACACATTACGTAGACAAGCCCTACTACTGTAAGATGGTAGGCTGCTTGAAGCGCTACACAGATCCCAGCTCGCTGCGGAAGCACATCAAAGCGCACGGCCACTTTGTGGCTCAGGAGCAGGGCCCCCCAAGCGGGGTAGGCTCTCTGCTGAAAGGAAGTCAGGGCGGAGGACCTTCTGGCGTTGGCAGTAAGGATTCAGAATTGCCCTATGTCAGCGGAGCTCACATCATCATCCCTGGAGCAGCTGCCGCTCTGCTGGGAGGCCACACCTTGCAGGGCGTAGGCGGTACTCTTCCCTTGTCCCCTCTTAGCCCAAGGCCCCTGGACCTCACCACACTGGGGAGCCCCAATTCGTCTCCAGCCAGCCTAGGAGGCACATCCATCTTGTCCTTTAACGGCTCCCCTCTGGGCCTGGCTAAGGCCCCTTTACTTTCCTCTGCCTTCCCTTCCTCGGCCCTTGGCCTGCCAATGGTTCCAGTGCTGGGCCCCACTTCAGAGCGTCGGCCCCACAGTCACCAGGCAAAGAGAGGCAGAGGAGATGAAGCAGAGGATGAGATGGCTGGGAGGGTCCTAAACCTCTCCACAGGTGGGTCTCATGATCCCCTATCGTGGGTGGTCATTCCCCCAGGCGCTGTGGTGCTCAAGCCAGCTGTGGTTAACtga